CCTCCGCGCCTGGCGGGCATCCTGGAGGCCGAGTCCGGTCTCAACGACGCCCCCACCGTCATCGCCGTGATGCTGCTGAGCGCCGCCGCCTCGCCCAGCCTGGGAAACGCTCTGCTGCTGGTCGTCTTCGAACTGGTGGTGGGCGCGGTCGTCGGCCTGGCCGTCGGCCCCCTGGGCGTCTACGCCCTGCGCCGCATCGCGCTGCCGGTCTCCGGCCTCTACCCGATCGCGGTGCTCGCGCTGGCGTTCGTCGCCTACGCCGGGGCCGTGCTCCTGCACGGCAGCGGCTTCCTGGCGGTCTACCTGGCCTCCCTGGTGATGGGCAACTCCCGGATGCCGCACCGGGGCGCCTCCCGGGGATTCGCCGAGGGCGTGGCCTGGCTGGCCCAGATCGGCCTGTTCGTCATGCTCGGCATCCTGGCCAGCCCGTCGGAGATGCCGTCGGCGATCGTCCCGGGCCTGGTGGCGGGGCTGATCCTGGTCCTGGTGGCCCGGCCGCTGTCGATCGTCGTGTCGGCCTTCCTGGTACGGCTGGCCGGGGTCGATCGCCTCGACTGGCGGGAACAGGCGTTCCTGTCGTGGGCGGGACTGCGCGGGGCGGTGCCCATCGTGCTCGCCACCATCCCCTGGGCCGCGACCTCGGTCGCCGACGGCACCGCCAAGCTCGTGTTCAACGAGGTCTTCGTCATCGTCGTGGTCTACACCCTGCTGCAGGGGCCGACACTGCCCTTCGTGGCGAAGCTCCTCGGGCTCTCCACCCCCGACGAGGCCCGTGACCTGGAGGTGGAGTCGGCTCCGCTGGAGGAGCTCAACGCCGACCTGCTGCAGATCAAGGTGCCGCCGACCTCCAAGTTGCAGGGGGTGGAGATCTTCGAGCTGAGGTTGCCCTCCGACGCACAGGTCACACTGATCGTCAGGGACGGCCGGACGTTCGTGCCCACCGACTCCACGAGGATCAGAATCGACGACCAACTCCTGGTCGTGGCCACCGCGGCCTGCAGAGATACGGTTGAAAGACGGATACGGGCGATCAGCCGCAGGGGCAAACTCGCCGGCTGGTTCGGCGAGCGGGGCACCTGATCCCCATGGAATGCGACAGCTCCGACTCGCGTTTATGCCTGTCGGCTGCGTACCATTAGCAGTCGCGTCAGTAGAGTGCCAATCGGCGCGGACCAACGAGGAGGAGCGCGTGCCCACCTACCAGTACGCCTGTAGTGCATGCGGCAACGAGTTCGACATCGTCCAGAAGTTCTCCGACGATGCGCTCACCGAGTGTCCGAAGTGCGCCGGCGAGCTCCGCAAGGTGTTCTCCGCGGTCGGCATCGTCTTCAAGGGCTCGGGCTTCTACCGGACCGACAGCCGGTCCTCCTCCACCAGCACGGTGAGCTCCAGCAGCAGCACCGCCAACGCGTCGTCCTCGTCATCCTCGCCGGCTTCCGGCTCCTCCGGCTCTTCGACGGAGTCCACGAACTCGACGCCGTCGAAGAGCACGAGCAGCCCGGCGGCCGCGGCCTCCTGAGCTCCGTCCGCCCCGTCGGCGGAGTCCGCAGCCCCGACACCGCCGAAGCCCACGGGTAGGCCGCCGCGGCATCCTCAGCCGCCCGGCCTGCGGCAGGTCCCGCCGCCACAGTGGGCGGTTCAGCCGTTCCGCGGCTGATCGGCCACCGCGCCGAGCAGCTCGTGAGAGAGCCTGCGCAGCAGCTCACGGAGCTTGGGGTTCTCCTCGGGATTCCAGTCCCGGATCAGCCGCCCGAGTCCCTCACGGGCGTCCAGGACCAGCCGCGCGGCCGCCCGTTCACCGGCCGGGGTGAGTGCCAGGACACCGTCGTCATCCCTGCTGGCCAGGCCGCACGCCACCAGCAGATCCCCGTACGGCCGGCTCCTTTCGAGCGTCACCCCCGCTCTCCCGGCGAGTTCGGCCCCCGCCTGCGGGCCCTGGGTGCCCAGCCGCGCGAGCAGCCACACGGCGCCGGGAGGCAGATCCATACCGGCCATGTCACCCAGGCGGCGGTAGTAGTCCCTGCGCATGTCCGCATCGGCCAGCCGCCACAGCCCGCGCTCGACCTCGTCGAGTGAGGAGCGCGCACTGGGCGCGGCGCCGTAGCACTCGCCCGGGTCGGCGGGCCTGGTGGTCTCCCGCAGGGGCACCTCCGGCAGCAGCCAGGCCGCGGCGAAGGCGACCAGGGCCACCGGCGCGCTGTAGAGGAACACGTGGGAGATCGCGTCGGCGTACGCTCCGAGGAACGCCGCGGCGGTCTCCCCCGGCAGCGCCCGGATGACCGTCGGGTCCGACTGGACCGTTCTCTCCAGTCCCGGCGGGATGCTCACCGTCCGCGAGAGCCGCGCCAGGTCGTCGCCGAGCCGCGAGGTGAAGATCGATCCGGCGATCGCGACGCCGAAGGAGCCGCCGATCAGGCGGAAGAAGGTGGCCCCCGAGGTCGCCACCCCGAGGTCCTCGAAACCGGCGGCGTTCTGCACCACGATCACCAGCACCTGCATCACCAGGCCGATGCCGACGCCCAGCACGAGCAGGTAGACGCTCAGCCGGAGGGTGGAGACGTCCGGGCCGACGCGCGAGAGCAGGTGGAGGGCGAGCGTCACGACCGCGGTGCCGACGATCGGGAAGACCTTGTATCTCCCGGTGCGCGTGATGATCTGACCGCTCGCGATCGAGGTCACCAGCAGGCCACCCATCATCGGCAGCAGATGGATCCCCGACATCGTGGGCGAAACACCCTGGACGACCTGGAGGAACAGCGGCAGATAGGTGAGCGAGCCGAACATCGCGAAGCCCACGACGGAACCGATCAGCGAGGCCACGTTGAAGGCCCTCAGCCTGAACAGGTGCGGCGGCAGCACCGGTTCCCTCGCCCGTTTCTCCGCCTGCCACCAGAGCAGCAGCAGCACCGCGGAGGCGGCCCCCAGCCCGACGACGACCGGATCGCCCCAGGAGTAGGCGGTCCCGCCCCAGGTGGTCATCAGCACCAGGCAGGCCGCCGCGCCACCGAGGAAGACCATGCCGAGGTAGTCGACGGTGTGGTGGGTGCGCTCCGTGCCGGGCGGCAGCGCCGAGGAGATCACGGCCAGCGCGAGGACGCCGATCGGCAGGTTGACGTAGAAGACCCAGTGCCAGGACAGGTGATCCACGAAGAGGCCGCCGAGCAGCGGGCCCGCGACGCTGGAGACGGCGAACACGGCGCCGAAGAACCCCTGGTATCTCCCTCGCTCGCGGACGGGCACGATG
Above is a genomic segment from Streptosporangium album containing:
- a CDS encoding potassium/proton antiporter, giving the protein MGWDVWLLLGAGIVIASILAVRVAHRSGLPSLLIFLGFGLVIGESGFGLQFENPELAQQMGLIALAIILAEGGLTTNWNHVRRSVPTALVLATVGIGVSIAAVAVPVHALLDMDWRTSLLLGAILASTDAAAVFSVLRRLPLPPRLAGILEAESGLNDAPTVIAVMLLSAAASPSLGNALLLVVFELVVGAVVGLAVGPLGVYALRRIALPVSGLYPIAVLALAFVAYAGAVLLHGSGFLAVYLASLVMGNSRMPHRGASRGFAEGVAWLAQIGLFVMLGILASPSEMPSAIVPGLVAGLILVLVARPLSIVVSAFLVRLAGVDRLDWREQAFLSWAGLRGAVPIVLATIPWAATSVADGTAKLVFNEVFVIVVVYTLLQGPTLPFVAKLLGLSTPDEARDLEVESAPLEELNADLLQIKVPPTSKLQGVEIFELRLPSDAQVTLIVRDGRTFVPTDSTRIRIDDQLLVVATAACRDTVERRIRAISRRGKLAGWFGERGT
- a CDS encoding MFS transporter produces the protein MKARQPPRHTRHTRHTRRTGQTRQTRQMRQARRTGGLGIIIGALMLGMLLAALDQTIVSTALPTIVSDLGGLKELSWAVTAYMLSSTVSTPLWGKLGDQYGRKKLFQAAIVIFLAGSALCGLSQTMGGLIGFRALQGLGGGGLMVLAQAIVGDIVPVRERGRYQGFFGAVFAVSSVAGPLLGGLFVDHLSWHWVFYVNLPIGVLALAVISSALPPGTERTHHTVDYLGMVFLGGAAACLVLMTTWGGTAYSWGDPVVVGLGAASAVLLLLWWQAEKRAREPVLPPHLFRLRAFNVASLIGSVVGFAMFGSLTYLPLFLQVVQGVSPTMSGIHLLPMMGGLLVTSIASGQIITRTGRYKVFPIVGTAVVTLALHLLSRVGPDVSTLRLSVYLLVLGVGIGLVMQVLVIVVQNAAGFEDLGVATSGATFFRLIGGSFGVAIAGSIFTSRLGDDLARLSRTVSIPPGLERTVQSDPTVIRALPGETAAAFLGAYADAISHVFLYSAPVALVAFAAAWLLPEVPLRETTRPADPGECYGAAPSARSSLDEVERGLWRLADADMRRDYYRRLGDMAGMDLPPGAVWLLARLGTQGPQAGAELAGRAGVTLERSRPYGDLLVACGLASRDDDGVLALTPAGERAAARLVLDAREGLGRLIRDWNPEENPKLRELLRRLSHELLGAVADQPRNG